One Chanodichthys erythropterus isolate Z2021 chromosome 10, ASM2448905v1, whole genome shotgun sequence DNA segment encodes these proteins:
- the LOC137029257 gene encoding junctional adhesion molecule C-like, with product MMSLFIFIPWFLQPGVSGVDTERVSVMEGDSVTLNTNVKTNQQEKIKWYFNNIRIAKINGDLSKICTDVQCNEDTERFRDRLKLDHQTGSLTIMNITDTDSGLYKLQIISSNSISEKIFIITVHDVPGAEMNRTKTKSVKEGESLTLDPGVMKTPKDSMTWYFNDTRVAEITGNQSKSCTYVHTEERFRDRLKLDQQTGSLTIMNTRNTDSGLYELKIITNSSSICRQHSISIISEKSSETVNNWIVYLLAIGGVAVCILLVVAGVTGEWRRKRTYENIILHPSLSNLSPVGWTEDEFYLQYV from the exons ATGATGAGTCTCTTTATTTTCATTCCATGGTTTTTACAGCCTG GTGTGTCTGGTGTCGATACAGAGAGagtgtcagtgatggagggagattcagtcactctgaacacaaatgttaaaacaaaccaacaagAGAAGATTAAATGGTATTTTAATAACATTCGCATCGCTAAAATCAATGGAGATCTCAGTAAGATCTGTACAGATGTTCAGTGTAATGAAGATActgagagattcagagacagactgaagctggatcatcagactggatctctgaccatcatgaACATCACAGACACAGACTCTGGACTCTATAAACTACAGATCATCAGCAGCAACAGCATCAGTGAAAAGATCTTTATTATCACTGTCCATG ATGTTCCTGGTGCGGAGATGAATAGAACGAAGACAAAGTCAGTGAAAGAGGGAGAATCTCTCACTTTAGATCCCGGTGTAATGAAAACCCCCAAAGATTCGATGACATGGTACTTCAATGACACACGCGTCGCTGAAATCACTGGAAATCAGAGTAAGAGCTGTACATATGTTCATACTGAagagagattcagagacagactgaagctggatcaacagactggatctctgaccatcatgaACACCAGAAACACAGACTCTGGACTTTATGAACTGAAGATCAtcactaacagcagcagcatctgTCGGCAGCACAGCATCAGCATTATCAGTGAAAAGAGTAGTGAGACTGTCAATA ATTGGATTGTGTATTTACTTGCTATAGGAGGAGTAGCTGTCTGTATTCTGCTGGTGGTTGCAGGTGTAACTG GTGAATGGCGTAGAAAACGCACCTATGAAAACATCATCCTGCATCCCTCATTAAGTAATCTCTCACCTGTTGGTTGGACAGAGGATGAGTTTTATTTACAGTATGTGTAA
- the LOC137029256 gene encoding carcinoembryonic antigen-related cell adhesion molecule 3-like, whose translation MAIIVDLKALSMNEGLMGVEQHEGVSGVDTERLSVNEGESITLNAGVEKKQENIRWYLTLENDILIAETTGDQSKICTDQQCKEKFRDRLKLDHQTGSLTIKDTRPTDSGVYKIKINSSRFSTKIFILTVHSFFNVHTDEESAFVMAGDSVTLNTDVKTNQQEKVRWYFNGIRIAEITGDLSKVCTDVQCNEGTERFRDRLKLDHQTGSLTITNIRNTDSGVYQLRIITRSTISTKNFIIAVYDFPVDGIKRKSMKEGGSVTLDTYVIKNSNDSMTWYFNDTVIAEITRDLNKICTVNQCEETFRDRLKLDHQTGSLTITNITNTDDGLYKLQIIISRISIIRSFSVNVTTVPDSGVSSSAKGGKYAAAVVVVVVLLAAAALTAGVIYNRNRKADQNGTMMQNNHEEKNGVDDSVPLSEWDSSNHC comes from the exons ATGGCGATTATAGTTGATTTAAAGGCACTTTCG atgaacgaaggtcttatgggtgtagaacaacatgagg GTGTGTCTGGTGTTGATACAGAGAGATTGTCTGTGAATGAGGGAGAATCAATCACTCTAAATGCTGGTgttgaaaaaaaacaagaaaatataaGGTGGTATTTGACATTGGAGAATGATATTCTCATCGCTGAAACCACTGGAGATCAGAGTAAGATCTGCACAGATCAACAGTGTAAAGAGaaattcagagacagactgaagctggatcatcagactggatctctgaccatcaaaGACACCAGACCCACAGACTCTGGAGTTTATAAGATAAAGATCAACAGCAGCAGATTCAGCACAAAGATCTTCATTCTTACTGTTCACA GTTTTTTCAACGTTCATACAGATGAAGAGTCCGCTTTTGTGATGGCAGGAGATTCAGTCACTTTAAACACTGAtgttaaaacaaaccaacaagAAAAGGTTAGATGGTATTTTAATGGCATTCGCATCGCTGAAATCACTGGAGATCTCAGTAAAGTCTGTACAGATGTTCAGTGTAATGAAGGTActgagagattcagagacagactgaagctggatcatcagactggatctctgaccatcacaaacatcagAAACACAGACTCTGGGGTTTATCAACTACGGATCATCACCAGAAGCACCATCAGTACAAAGAACTTCATCATTGCTGTATACG ATTTTCCTGTTGATGGAATAAAGAGAAAGTCAATGAAGGAAGGAGGATCTGTCACTTTAGATACTTATGtaataaaaaattcaaatgattcaatgacatgGTATTTTAATGACACTGTCATTGCTGAAATCACCAGAGATCTCAATAAGATCTGCACAGTTAATCAGTGTGAAGAGacattcagagacagactgaagctggatcatcagactggatctctgaccatcacaaacatcacaaaCACAGATGATGGACTCTATAAACTACAGATCATCATCAGCAGAATCAGCATCATTAGGAGCTTCAGTGTAAATGTCACAA CTGTTCCAGATTCAGGTGTGTCTTCAAGTGCTAAAGGAGGAAaatatgctgctgctgttgttgttgttgttgttctgctGGCGGCTGCAGCTCTAACAGCTGGTGTGATTTACAATCGCAACAGGAAAGCAGACCAAAATG GCACCATGATGCAGAACAATCATGAAGAG AAGAATGGTGTGGACGACTCAGTTCCCTTATCAGAATGGGATTCCTCTAATCACTGCTGA
- the LOC137028177 gene encoding natural killer cell receptor 2B4-like, with the protein MKLSETGVFGADEVKSVSVMEGDSVTLHTDVTEIHEDDDILWKFAAKDIAKISIEKQIFSTYGDVPDGRFRDRLKLDDQTGSLTITNTRIEHTGLYELDITGVKLSSKTFSVSVYARLSVPVISSNSSQCSSSSSSSNCSLVCSAVNVSHVTLSWYKGNSLLSSISVSDLSISLSLPLEVEYQDKNTYSCVLNNPISNQTQHLDITHLCHTCAVSVSLIVLISVGSLLIVAAVGIFFICRKHRKTNREGSKPELTEKVDDQHHGTNKAGLEWFGFVNSKLIP; encoded by the exons ATGAAGCTCAGTGAAACTG GTGTGTTTGGTGCTGATGAAGTGAAGtcagtgtcagtgatggagggagattctgTCACTTTACACACTGATGTTACTGAAATACACGAAGACGATGACATACTGTGGAAATTTGCAGCTAAAGACATAGCTAAAATCAGCATTGAGAAACAAATCTTCTCCACATATGGTGATGTTcctgatgggagattcagagacagactgaagctggacgatcaaactggatctctgaccatcacaaacaccagaaTTGAACATACTGGACTTTATGAACTAGATATAACTGGAGTGAAATTGtcatcaaaaacattcagtgtttctgtctatg CTCgtctgtctgttcctgtcatcagcagtaactcttcacaatgttcatcatcatcttcatcatcaaaTTGTTCACtggtgtgttcagctgtgaatgtgagtcatgtgactctctcctggtacaaaggaaacagtttattgtccagcatcagtgtgtctgatctcagcatcagtctctctctacctctggaggtggaatatcaggataaaaacacctacagctgtgtgctgaacaatcccatcagcaaccagactcaacatctggacatcactcacctctgtcacacatgtgcaG TCTCAGTCTCTCTGATAGTGTTGATCTCTGTTGGATCTCTGTTAATTGTTGCTGCCGTTGGGATCTTCTTCATCTGCAGGAAACACAGAAAAACTAATAGAGAAG gatcaaagcctgagttgacagagaaagttgatgatcagcatcatggtaccaacaaagccggattggagtggtttggttttgtcaactcaaAGCTAATCCcataa
- the LOC137028178 gene encoding CD48 antigen-like, whose protein sequence is MSSCQCLTSSGAGSRPYPDQMENLCLDLTTTTHPHGDVSVFPRDGAGVFGDSVSEMEGDSVTLYTDLTKIHEDEDLLWKYGAKNSLIAEISRAAGIFSTYNGTDGRFRDRLKLDDQTGSLTITNITTEHAGVYQLLISGAKRSSKTFSVSVYAPLPTPNITRVSSQCSSSSSNCSLVCSAVNVSHVTLSWYKGNSLLSSISVSDLSISLSLPLEVEYQDKNTYSCVLNNPISNQTQHLDNITRLCHTCAGQNLPLLYIVLISAAAAGSLLIVAAVVICCTCRRCRKKVQIQEEDETDSALCKPTTHTKKKSKTESVYENVPKRR, encoded by the exons ATGTCGAGCTGCCAGTGTCTCACCTCA tcgggtgctggatccaggccgtatccagatcagatggagaacctgtgtctggacctgactacaac AACCCATCCACATGGAGATGTATCGGTGTTTCCTAGAGATGGAGCTG GTGTGTTTGGTGATTCAGTGTCagagatggagggagattctGTCACTTTATACACTGATCTTACTAAAATACATGAAGATGAAGATTTACTGTGGAAATATGGAGCTAAAAACTCTCTGATAGCCGAAATCAGTAGAGCTGCGGGAATCTTCTCTACATATAACGGTactgatgggagattcagagacagactgaagctggacgatcaaactggatctctgaccatcacaaacatcacaacTGAACATGCTGGAGTTTATCAACTACTAATAAGTGGAGCGAAACGATCctcaaaaacattcagtgtttctgtctatg CTCCCCTGCCCACTCCTAACATTACCAGAGTCTCTTCACaatgttcttcatcatcatcaaattgttcattagtgtgttcagctgtgaatgtgagtcatgtgactctctcctggtacaaaggaaacagtttattgtccagcatcagtgtgtctgatctcagcatcagtctctctctacctctggaggtggaatatcaggataaaaacacctacagctgtgtgctgaacaatcccatcagcaaCCAGACTCAACATCTGGACAACATCACTCGACTATGTCACACATGTGCAG GTCAGAATCTACCTTTATTGTACATAGTGCTGatctctgctgctgctgctggatcTCTGTTGATTGTAGCTGCAGTCGTGATATGCTGTACCTGCAGGAGATGCAGAAAAAAAG TTCAAATCCAGGAGGAAGACGAAACTGATTCAGCATTGTGTAAACcaacaacacacacaaaaaag AAATCAAAGACGGAGTCTGTGTATGAAAATGTCCCCAAAAGACGATGA